From Pseudovibrio sp. Tun.PSC04-5.I4, a single genomic window includes:
- a CDS encoding cytochrome c has protein sequence MRKLLITALVAMTATSAFAEGVKKEDVVDARRAYYTLLGYDMGTLAAMAKGNVDYNADTAKAAAANMMTVANYNAAGLYVPGTSNADLPGKTRALPVIWEDMPGMQAKGKDFYQALVALNEAAGGGRPALGKAVMKLGGTCKACHSHYRAKDF, from the coding sequence ATGCGTAAACTATTGATCACTGCACTTGTTGCGATGACAGCAACATCCGCCTTTGCTGAGGGCGTCAAGAAAGAAGATGTGGTGGACGCACGCCGCGCTTACTACACCTTGCTTGGCTATGACATGGGTACACTTGCAGCCATGGCAAAAGGCAATGTCGACTACAACGCAGACACCGCAAAAGCGGCTGCGGCCAACATGATGACTGTTGCCAACTATAACGCCGCTGGTTTGTATGTTCCGGGCACATCCAACGCCGACCTGCCGGGCAAAACCCGCGCCCTTCCGGTGATCTGGGAAGATATGCCTGGCATGCAGGCCAAGGGCAAAGATTTCTATCAGGCTCTTGTTGCCCTCAATGAAGCTGCTGGCGGCGGGCGTCCTGCACTGGGCAAAGCAGTTATGAAACTGGGCGGCACCTGTAAGGCGTGTCACAGCCATTACCGCGCCAAGGACTTTTAA
- a CDS encoding DUF2235 domain-containing protein, with amino-acid sequence MSKNIAIFSDGTGQEGGKGPDTNVYKLFKICENRTENQITFYDRGLGTSAQSNFAVRALGNATGSGISRNLLDCYRFIFDNYMAGDKIYLFGFSRGAATVRSLAGFVEMFGIIPKSRPDLIDVGYGIYRISDIAMRKKAATDFVKQHHNMWAPIEFLGVWDTVAALGLPWEGASRLLNKVPWFKHEFHDLDLTPAVRNAYHALSIDDDRRVFHPVLWNQRTAPNQIMQQTWFAGVHTDVGGGYAEAGLSDITMAWMLGHAKRCGLLIHKKSGKALQKSLKPDYKIDTHNPRAGAAGWFYSVENRMWPDKDGNGEDRGQPQVHSSVLERAKTSQLSYKPWILERNPVEEPPISRTAHEKELQPQTE; translated from the coding sequence ATGTCGAAAAACATCGCCATATTTTCGGATGGAACCGGTCAAGAAGGCGGCAAGGGGCCAGATACGAACGTCTACAAACTTTTCAAAATCTGCGAAAACCGCACAGAAAACCAAATCACGTTCTACGATCGGGGCCTTGGCACATCGGCTCAGTCAAATTTTGCGGTTCGGGCCCTCGGGAATGCGACTGGCAGTGGCATCTCCCGCAATTTGCTGGACTGCTACCGGTTCATTTTTGATAATTACATGGCCGGTGACAAGATTTACCTGTTTGGGTTTAGTCGCGGCGCAGCAACAGTGCGCAGCCTTGCCGGGTTTGTTGAGATGTTTGGTATTATCCCAAAATCGCGACCGGACCTGATCGACGTTGGCTATGGAATTTACAGAATATCCGACATTGCCATGCGGAAGAAAGCGGCCACAGATTTCGTAAAGCAGCACCATAACATGTGGGCGCCAATCGAGTTTCTTGGAGTGTGGGATACGGTGGCAGCCTTGGGCCTACCTTGGGAAGGGGCCTCCAGATTGCTGAACAAGGTGCCATGGTTCAAGCACGAGTTTCATGATCTTGATTTAACACCGGCTGTCCGCAATGCCTACCACGCTCTTTCCATTGACGATGATCGCAGGGTGTTCCATCCGGTGCTTTGGAACCAGCGCACCGCACCCAACCAGATTATGCAGCAAACATGGTTTGCAGGGGTGCATACGGATGTTGGCGGCGGCTATGCCGAGGCGGGCCTCTCTGACATCACGATGGCGTGGATGCTTGGCCATGCAAAGCGGTGTGGGTTGCTCATCCATAAAAAGAGCGGCAAAGCACTTCAGAAGAGCTTGAAACCGGACTACAAAATTGACACCCACAACCCACGTGCAGGGGCCGCCGGGTGGTTTTACTCGGTGGAAAATCGCATGTGGCCTGACAAAGATGGAAACGGCGAGGACCGCGGACAACCGCAGGTGCATTCCAGCGTGTTGGAGCGCGCCAAAACCTCTCAGCTCTCCTACAAGCCATGGATTTTGGAGAGAAACCCCGTCGAAGAGCCGCCGATCAGCCGAACCGCGCATGAAAAAGAGTTGCAGCCGCAAACCGAGTGA
- a CDS encoding ABC transporter ATP-binding protein, whose protein sequence is MSIMQKAGSVQFRNVVKKYGDVTALKPLNLDIQQGELVTLLGPSGCGKTTTLRLIAGLEAATEGTIFIGGKDVTHLTATYRNVSMVFQSYALFPHMSVADNVSYGLRVNKVPAKEAKAKAEEGLAMVGLAGYGERLPSELSGGQQQRVAVARAVVLEPEVLLLDEPLSNLDAKLRRHVREEIRDIQQKLGLTAVYVTHDQEEAMAVSDRIIVMNRAEIAQTGTPRELYSHPNSAFIADFIGDANVVDCEIVGFNTGTITLRVAGSSIVLPYSGPECKSGKLAIRPEAVTVSNNAVNGIPVGVVYAAYLGNQIQYTLETEIGRLFAIDHNLSATVMPTGSDGFIHLKEEGLAFLPEA, encoded by the coding sequence ATGTCTATTATGCAAAAAGCAGGCTCCGTTCAGTTCCGCAATGTTGTTAAAAAATACGGTGACGTCACTGCTCTGAAGCCGCTTAATCTGGACATTCAGCAGGGTGAACTCGTCACTCTGCTTGGCCCAAGTGGTTGTGGCAAAACCACCACCCTGCGTTTGATCGCAGGGCTGGAGGCCGCAACCGAAGGCACCATCTTCATTGGTGGAAAAGACGTTACGCACCTGACCGCGACATACCGCAATGTGTCCATGGTGTTCCAATCCTATGCACTGTTCCCGCATATGAGCGTAGCGGACAACGTGTCCTACGGTCTGCGCGTCAACAAGGTGCCAGCCAAGGAAGCCAAAGCCAAGGCAGAAGAAGGTCTGGCCATGGTTGGTCTTGCTGGGTACGGCGAGCGCCTGCCAAGTGAGCTTTCCGGTGGCCAGCAGCAGCGTGTTGCTGTGGCCCGTGCTGTCGTGCTGGAGCCGGAAGTGTTGCTGCTTGATGAGCCGCTTTCCAACCTTGATGCAAAGCTGCGCCGCCATGTGCGTGAAGAGATCCGCGATATTCAGCAGAAGCTTGGCCTGACAGCGGTCTACGTGACCCATGATCAGGAAGAAGCGATGGCTGTGTCTGACCGCATCATCGTCATGAACAGAGCGGAGATCGCACAGACCGGAACCCCGCGTGAGCTGTACAGCCATCCAAACTCCGCGTTTATTGCGGACTTTATTGGCGATGCAAATGTGGTGGACTGTGAGATTGTTGGCTTCAACACCGGCACAATCACTCTGCGCGTTGCCGGGTCCTCCATTGTGTTGCCGTACTCCGGTCCAGAGTGCAAATCTGGCAAACTGGCTATTCGTCCAGAAGCCGTCACCGTTAGCAATAACGCTGTCAATGGTATCCCTGTGGGCGTGGTTTATGCAGCTTACCTTGGCAACCAGATTCAATACACTCTGGAAACTGAAATTGGTCGTCTGTTCGCCATTGACCATAACCTGAGCGCAACGGTTATGCCGACTGGTTCAGATGGTTTCATCCACCTTAAAGAAGAGGGATTGGCCTTTTTGCCTGAGGCATAA
- a CDS encoding IS256 family transposase: protein MAKDNVLELARQNGLLGDPLTQLIREGARELVHRAVTSELQSLLSLYEDEVDEAGRARVVRNGYHPEREIQTGIGPVTVKVPKVRARSGEPVTFHSALVPPYVRKAKSLEAALPWLYLKGVSSGEMEDALKVLVGPEATGLSANTVSRLKKEWAGEYDSWRQFRLDTDEWVYIWADGIYSGLRAEDVKLCTLVVIGVNSLGRKKFLAIEDGVRESTQSWREVLVKLKSRGMNTPKLAVGDGAMGFWAALDEVFSQTRHQRCWVHKTNNIVGYLPKSLQDKARACLKDIWMAPTKAKAEVAFDLFVEQFEGKYPKAVECLLKDQHDLLSFYDFPQMHWQSIRTSNPIESTFATIRHRTKRSKGCLKRDGMLHMMFKLSQCAQGSWQKLRGFADLGKVITGINFKDGIEQAEAVQNAA from the coding sequence ATGGCAAAAGATAATGTTCTGGAGCTTGCTCGTCAAAACGGCCTTTTGGGCGATCCGCTTACACAGTTGATAAGAGAAGGGGCAAGGGAGCTGGTGCACCGGGCTGTTACATCAGAACTTCAGTCTTTACTTTCGCTGTATGAAGATGAGGTTGATGAGGCTGGCCGTGCGCGTGTGGTGCGCAATGGTTATCATCCGGAGCGCGAGATCCAGACTGGCATCGGGCCTGTGACTGTGAAAGTGCCCAAAGTGCGGGCGCGCTCAGGTGAGCCAGTCACGTTTCACTCCGCGCTTGTTCCTCCTTATGTTCGTAAGGCCAAAAGCTTAGAAGCAGCTTTGCCCTGGCTTTATCTGAAAGGCGTGTCGAGCGGTGAGATGGAAGACGCTTTGAAAGTTTTGGTGGGACCTGAGGCAACAGGGCTTTCTGCGAACACAGTTTCGAGGTTGAAGAAGGAATGGGCTGGCGAATATGATAGCTGGCGTCAGTTCCGCCTCGACACGGATGAGTGGGTGTATATCTGGGCTGATGGCATTTACAGCGGCTTACGAGCAGAAGACGTGAAGCTGTGCACGCTTGTTGTAATAGGAGTTAACTCACTGGGACGGAAGAAGTTTCTTGCCATTGAAGACGGGGTGCGGGAGAGCACGCAGAGCTGGCGCGAGGTGCTTGTGAAGTTGAAGAGCCGTGGTATGAACACGCCTAAACTGGCAGTCGGCGATGGGGCCATGGGCTTCTGGGCAGCGCTTGATGAGGTATTCAGCCAAACCCGCCATCAGCGCTGCTGGGTGCACAAGACAAACAACATAGTGGGTTACTTGCCCAAGTCCCTACAGGACAAAGCAAGGGCATGCCTCAAGGATATCTGGATGGCGCCGACAAAAGCAAAAGCAGAAGTGGCTTTTGACCTGTTTGTGGAACAGTTTGAGGGCAAGTATCCCAAAGCAGTGGAATGCCTTCTCAAAGACCAGCACGATCTGCTCTCGTTCTACGACTTTCCGCAGATGCACTGGCAGTCAATCCGCACCTCCAACCCGATTGAATCTACATTCGCGACCATCAGGCACCGAACCAAACGCTCAAAGGGATGTCTGAAACGGGACGGCATGCTTCACATGATGTTCAAACTCAGCCAATGCGCGCAAGGCAGCTGGCAAAAATTACGCGGTTTTGCCGATCTTGGCAAAGTCATCACAGGCATCAATTTCAAAGACGGTATCGAACAAGCAGAAGCCGTGCAAAACGCTGCTTAA
- a CDS encoding cytochrome b/b6 domain-containing protein — protein MTVASADHGVDRQEQTGARVWDLPLRLFHWLFAGGVTAAWGLGKFGPDVMTLHFWFGYAVLALIAFRLVWGFLGSKTARFSSFIFGPKALLAYMSKLPKRNASNWHGHNPLGGLFVFLLLGVIAAQAALGLFADPEDYINVGPLASWVGIDGARTALAWHGILARATLILVILHVSAILFYRLWKREDLVTPMITGRRKS, from the coding sequence ATGACAGTCGCGAGCGCTGATCATGGTGTGGACCGGCAAGAGCAGACAGGGGCCCGCGTCTGGGATCTTCCACTGCGCCTGTTCCACTGGTTGTTTGCGGGCGGTGTTACTGCTGCATGGGGTCTGGGCAAATTCGGGCCAGACGTTATGACCCTGCACTTCTGGTTTGGCTATGCGGTACTCGCGTTGATCGCATTTCGGTTGGTTTGGGGCTTTCTTGGCTCCAAAACGGCTCGCTTTTCCAGCTTCATCTTTGGCCCCAAGGCCCTGCTGGCATACATGAGCAAACTACCGAAACGCAACGCAAGCAACTGGCACGGTCACAACCCACTTGGCGGGCTGTTCGTCTTCCTGCTGCTGGGTGTTATAGCAGCACAAGCGGCGCTTGGTTTGTTTGCGGACCCAGAGGATTACATCAATGTCGGACCTCTGGCCTCATGGGTCGGTATCGATGGAGCCCGAACTGCATTGGCATGGCATGGCATTTTGGCACGGGCGACCCTGATATTGGTCATCCTGCATGTAAGCGCAATCCTGTTTTACCGGCTCTGGAAACGCGAAGATCTGGTGACACCAATGATCACAGGCCGCCGCAAATCCTGA